One window of Rubricoccus marinus genomic DNA carries:
- a CDS encoding methyltransferase domain-containing protein — MPDHSTLWDRLRYTLYAPVYDPVVRRLDAGRRRSLALAQVQPGERVLIPGCGTGLDFAHLPPEADVIAGDVAPGMVRAARAEAARLGTGIEVRELDAHALDLPDASVDVVLLHLLLAVVPDPEAAIRETARVLRPGGRVAVFDKFLPDGERPSLRRRLAGAVARVVATDLNRQLGPLLDHAGLVLVHREPALFGGLFEAALARKPLSPDPSPDA, encoded by the coding sequence ATGCCCGACCACTCGACCTTGTGGGACCGCCTCCGGTACACGCTTTACGCGCCGGTCTACGACCCCGTCGTCCGCCGCCTCGACGCCGGACGCCGCCGGTCGCTCGCGCTCGCCCAGGTCCAGCCCGGCGAGCGCGTGCTGATCCCCGGATGCGGGACCGGGCTCGACTTCGCGCACCTCCCGCCAGAGGCGGATGTCATCGCCGGCGACGTGGCGCCGGGCATGGTCCGCGCCGCGCGCGCCGAGGCGGCCCGCCTCGGGACCGGCATCGAGGTCCGGGAACTGGATGCCCACGCGCTCGATCTCCCCGACGCCTCGGTCGACGTGGTCCTGCTGCACCTCCTCCTCGCCGTCGTGCCCGACCCCGAGGCCGCGATCCGAGAAACCGCCCGCGTGCTCCGTCCCGGAGGCCGCGTCGCCGTCTTCGACAAGTTCCTCCCCGACGGCGAGCGACCGTCGCTCCGCCGCCGCCTCGCGGGGGCCGTCGCTCGCGTCGTCGCCACCGACCTCAACCGCCAGCTCGGACCGCTCCTGGACCACGCCGGGCTCGTCCTCGTCCACCGCGAGCCCGCTCTCTTCGGCGGCCTGTTCGAGGCCGCCCTCGCCCGCAAGCCCCTCTCTCCCGACCCTTCTCCTGATGCCTGA
- a CDS encoding cation transporter has protein sequence MTRTRYHVEKMDCAAEERLVRMALADVEGVGPLRFDLPARHLDVVHEGDRARVSVALDGLGLGAREIESGLAAPGDLRAEPAQERGPLWIALAINATFFVGELTAGLVSGSMGLVADSLDMLADALVYALSLLAVGGTVLRKKRLARWSGYLQAGLAVFGLVEVVRRFVTAEAPPDVPTMIVVAALALVGNVATLLVLRRARGGSPGEAHVEASWIFTSNDIKVNGLVIASALVVWATASPIPDLVAGALIFVVVANGARRILALSR, from the coding sequence GTGACTCGGACCCGCTACCACGTCGAGAAGATGGACTGCGCCGCCGAGGAGCGGCTCGTCCGCATGGCGCTGGCCGACGTCGAGGGCGTCGGGCCGCTCCGCTTCGACCTCCCGGCCCGCCATCTCGACGTCGTCCACGAGGGCGACCGGGCGAGGGTCAGCGTGGCGCTCGACGGGCTGGGGCTGGGCGCCCGCGAGATCGAGAGCGGCCTGGCCGCCCCGGGCGACCTCCGCGCGGAGCCGGCCCAGGAGCGCGGGCCGCTCTGGATCGCGCTCGCCATCAACGCCACGTTCTTCGTCGGCGAGCTCACGGCCGGGCTCGTCTCGGGCTCGATGGGCCTGGTGGCCGACTCGCTCGACATGCTCGCCGACGCCCTCGTCTACGCGCTGAGCCTGCTCGCGGTCGGCGGGACCGTCCTCCGCAAAAAGCGGCTCGCGCGGTGGAGCGGGTACTTGCAAGCGGGCCTCGCCGTCTTCGGGCTCGTCGAGGTCGTCCGCCGGTTCGTCACGGCCGAGGCGCCGCCCGACGTGCCGACCATGATCGTCGTGGCCGCGCTCGCGCTCGTGGGGAACGTGGCGACGCTCCTCGTCCTGCGCCGCGCCCGGGGCGGTAGCCCGGGTGAGGCTCACGTCGAGGCCTCATGGATCTTTACGTCCAACGACATCAAGGTCAACGGCCTCGTGATCGCCTCGGCCCTCGTCGTCTGGGCGACGGCCTCTCCGATCCCAGACCTCGTCGCGGGCGCGCTCATCTTCGTCGTAGTGGCGAACGGCGCGCGGCGGATCCTCGCCCTCTCCCGGTAG
- a CDS encoding class I SAM-dependent methyltransferase, producing MKRITPLVLAAAAGGALLWRRVRRSASGEPTVLGPDAVRRLYDRLAPVYDQAATAYGLVGGGRYRRRAVESLQLSPGDTAVDLCCGTGANLPLLVEAVGPTGRVVGVDLSPGMLAQARQRVEAAGWENVELIEADVRAFAFPEPVHGVLSTFGIEMVPEHADVIARAVDALTPGGRVAVGGLRRPDGWPEWLIRAGEIVNRPFGVSRAYEDIQPWRSVEAHAEDVHYEEHLLGAAYLSTGQAPDPS from the coding sequence ATGAAGCGCATTACCCCTCTCGTTCTGGCTGCTGCCGCTGGCGGAGCCCTCCTCTGGCGCCGCGTCCGGCGCTCGGCCTCTGGCGAACCCACTGTCCTCGGACCCGACGCCGTCCGCCGACTCTACGACCGCCTCGCACCCGTCTACGACCAGGCCGCCACCGCCTACGGGCTCGTCGGGGGCGGACGCTACCGACGCCGGGCCGTCGAGTCGCTCCAGCTTTCGCCCGGCGACACGGCCGTCGACCTCTGCTGTGGCACGGGTGCCAACCTCCCCCTCCTCGTGGAGGCCGTCGGTCCCACCGGCCGAGTCGTGGGTGTGGACCTCTCGCCCGGGATGCTCGCCCAGGCGCGTCAGCGCGTCGAGGCCGCGGGGTGGGAGAACGTGGAGCTCATCGAGGCCGACGTTCGGGCGTTCGCGTTCCCCGAGCCCGTCCACGGCGTCCTCTCGACGTTCGGGATCGAGATGGTCCCCGAGCACGCCGACGTGATCGCGCGCGCCGTGGACGCCCTCACGCCTGGCGGCCGGGTCGCCGTCGGCGGGCTCCGCCGCCCCGACGGCTGGCCCGAGTGGCTCATCCGCGCGGGCGAGATCGTCAACCGACCGTTCGGGGTGAGCCGGGCCTACGAGGACATCCAGCCGTGGCGCTCGGTCGAGGCCCACGCCGAGGACGTCCACTACGAGGAGCACCTCCTCGGGGCCGCCTACCTCTCCACCGGGCAGGCTCCCGATCCCTCGTGA
- a CDS encoding efflux RND transporter periplasmic adaptor subunit, translating to MNRLFLLALLLAVPLAGCGSDTEAIDDHAGEAPGAHSDDEASGEADDHGDEITLTEAQAAAVEIETAVVQASPLAAELRVPARIVPTETGRAQVGALVDGRVVQLLAAEGQAVRRGAAVAAIESPEVARLQGEYLQAQARVTQARQQLDRSRQLAAEDLISGTLLEQAVADASATQAQAAALAGEVRAHGGSIPSGPGGVTGRVTVATPISGVVSERQAELGAFVQASAPLYEVIAPGQVYADASIDPAAAVAIGQGDVAVVEAPGGRRYRGVVQFVGAEVAGETRTATVRLRVTNATAELRPETFVTVVFDVEAGEGAEAGRTAITVPTEAVEREGAQAFVYVPVDGEPRTYARRAISLGQATGDRVEVTAGLEPGERVVVDGVFALKSFRSRGELSEHEH from the coding sequence ATGAACCGACTCTTTCTGCTCGCTCTCCTTCTCGCCGTCCCCCTCGCGGGGTGCGGCTCCGACACCGAGGCCATCGACGACCACGCCGGTGAGGCGCCAGGCGCCCACTCCGACGACGAAGCCTCTGGCGAGGCCGACGACCACGGCGACGAGATCACGCTCACCGAAGCGCAGGCCGCGGCCGTCGAGATCGAGACCGCCGTGGTCCAGGCGTCGCCGCTGGCGGCCGAGCTCCGCGTGCCCGCGCGCATCGTGCCGACCGAGACCGGCCGTGCCCAGGTCGGCGCGCTCGTGGACGGCCGCGTCGTGCAGCTCCTCGCGGCCGAAGGCCAGGCCGTCCGCCGGGGCGCCGCCGTCGCCGCCATCGAGAGCCCCGAGGTGGCCCGCTTGCAGGGCGAGTACCTCCAGGCCCAGGCGCGCGTGACGCAGGCCCGCCAGCAGCTCGACCGCTCGCGCCAGCTCGCCGCCGAGGACCTCATCTCGGGCACGCTCCTGGAGCAGGCCGTCGCCGACGCGAGCGCGACCCAGGCGCAGGCCGCCGCGCTCGCGGGCGAGGTCCGCGCCCACGGCGGCTCGATTCCGTCGGGGCCGGGCGGCGTCACGGGCCGCGTGACGGTCGCGACGCCCATCTCGGGCGTCGTGTCCGAGCGCCAGGCCGAGCTCGGCGCCTTCGTCCAGGCCAGCGCCCCGCTCTACGAGGTCATCGCGCCCGGCCAGGTCTACGCCGACGCCAGCATCGACCCGGCCGCCGCGGTCGCCATCGGGCAAGGCGACGTGGCCGTGGTCGAGGCGCCCGGCGGGCGGCGCTACCGGGGCGTGGTCCAGTTCGTCGGGGCCGAGGTGGCGGGCGAGACACGCACGGCGACGGTCCGGCTCCGCGTGACCAACGCGACGGCCGAACTCCGGCCCGAGACGTTCGTGACGGTCGTGTTCGACGTCGAGGCGGGCGAGGGCGCTGAGGCCGGGCGTACGGCGATCACCGTCCCGACGGAGGCCGTCGAGCGCGAAGGCGCCCAGGCGTTCGTCTACGTCCCCGTGGACGGTGAGCCCCGCACCTACGCCCGTCGCGCGATCTCGCTAGGACAAGCGACCGGCGACCGCGTCGAGGTCACGGCGGGCCTGGAGCCGGGCGAGCGCGTCGTCGTGGACGGCGTGTTCGCGCTCAAGAGCTTCCGCAGCCGAGGCGAACTCTCCGAGCACGAGCACTAA